A genome region from Hevea brasiliensis isolate MT/VB/25A 57/8 chromosome 9, ASM3005281v1, whole genome shotgun sequence includes the following:
- the LOC110656021 gene encoding transmembrane ascorbate ferrireductase 2: MGVPVIKFPIFAVVRLLGLVVVALVLIWTVLYRGGLALASDSKDLIFNVHPVLMVVGFILMNGEAMLAYKTVPGTKSFKKLVHLILQFLAFCLSLIGVWAALKFHNDKGIENFYSLHSWLGLVCLFLFGIQWAAGFVTFWYPGGSRNSRATLLPWHVFFGVYIYALAVATATTGILEKATFLQTNKVISRYSTEALLVNSVGILIVVLGGFVVLATISPLHAKGDVTRNATE; encoded by the exons ATGGGAGTTCCGGTGATCAAATTCCCAATCTTCGCTGTAGTCAGGTTACTGGGGTTGGTAGTCGTGGCTCTTGTGCTCATATGGACGGTGCTTTACAGGGGAGGATTGGCTCTCGCCTCCGATAGCAAAGATCTCATCTTCAAT GTCCACCCTGTTTTAATGGTGGTAGGGTTCATACTCATGAATGGTGAAG CCATGCTAGCCTACAAGACAGTTCCGGGGACAAAAAGCTTCAAAAAATTAGTTCATCTTATACTACAGTTCCTTGCTTTTTGTTTAAGCTTGATTGGTGTATGGGCTGCTTTGAAGTTCCACAATGATAAGGGCATTGAGAATTTTTACAGCTTGCATTCTTGGTTGGGTCTAGTTTGCCTGTTCCTCTTTGGCATCCAG TGGGCTGCAGGATTTGTGACATTCTGGTACCCAGGTGGCTCAAGAAATAGCAGAGCCACTTTGCTGCCTTGGCATGTATTCTTTGGTGTATATATTTATGCCCTGGCTGTTGCCACTGCTACTACTGGTATCTTAGAAAAAGCCACATTCCTCCAAACCAACAAAGTAATATCACGCTATTCTACTGAAGCATTGCTAGTGAACTCGGTGGGTATCTTGATTGTTGTTTTAGGTGGTTTCGTTGTCCTCGCAACAATTTCACCTCTGCATGCCAAGGGTGATGTCACCAGAAATGCAACAGAATAG